From Rutidosis leptorrhynchoides isolate AG116_Rl617_1_P2 chromosome 3, CSIRO_AGI_Rlap_v1, whole genome shotgun sequence, a single genomic window includes:
- the LOC139898671 gene encoding bZIP transcription factor TGA10-like encodes MNFERGDQNHHHQNHPSSPPLQEDTKNSPFLTNNIMATTNKGYSNTSTNTFLDPQQHHQHHHQLQFIQHQEHHQQHDNNQISFAMMNHSMTPSSSIRPSSNHINNNIMRNDGGGPYDLADLDQALFLYGEGQTATASDPSAVSNIQDQQRQGSASTGMRPPTLNIFPSQPMHVDPSTTTTKATTGLVSPSSSGSRRPSESSMDNPQKDAPPTVPQSSKVIKREGNNKKGPTTSSDQGRPKTPDPKTLRRLAQNREAARKSRLRKKAYVQQLESSRIKLTQLEQELQRARSQGVYLGGGSGVLGGDQSVPMGMNNISSDAAVFDMEYTRWLEDYHRQMCELQNAVQEHLPENELRIYVDNCIARIDDVMNLKSIVAKSDVFHIISGTWKTPAERCFMWIGGFRPSLIIKIVLGQIEPLTEQQLMAICEVQQATQEAEEALTQGLDALNQSLSDTIASDALSSPTNMANYMGQMAAAMNKLSTLENFVVQADNLRRQTIHHVLQLLTTRQAARSLLAVAEHFHRLRTLSSLWLARPRQD; translated from the exons atgaattttgagagaggtgatcaaaatcatcatcatcaaaaccacCCTTCTTCACCACCACTTCAAGAAGACACCAAAAATTCACCTTTTTTGACAAATAATATCATGGCTACAACCAACAAAGGTTATTCTAATACATCAACAAATACTTTTTTAGACCCACaacaacatcatcaacatcatcatcaactaCAATTCATTCAACATCAAGAGCATCATCAGCAACATGACAACAATCAAATATCGTTTGCTATGATGAATCATTCGATGACGCCTTCGTCATCTATTCGTCCATCCTCCAATCACATCAACAACAATATCAT GAGAAATGACGGAGGTGGGCCATATGATTTGGCTGATTTAGATCAAGCACTTTTTCTTTATGGTGAAGGCCAAACTGCAACGGCTTCTGATCCATCTGCAGTTTctaatattcaagatcaacaaagAC AGGGTTCGGCATCAACGGGGATGAGACCTCCAACCCTAAACATATTTCCTTCACAACCGATGCACGTAGACCCTTCAACGACTACTACGAAG GCAACTACTGGATTAGTTTCTCCATCAAGCAGTGGTTCAAGGAGACCATCTGAGTCCTCAATGGACAACCCTCAAAAGGATGCTCCTCCAACTGTCCCTCAATCCTCTAAAGTTATCAag CGTGAGGGAAATAATAAGAAAGGACCGACGACTAGTTCAGATCAAGGTCGCCCCAAAACACCCGACCCAAAG ACTTTGAGAAGGCTTGCTCAGAATAGAGAAGCAGCAAGAAAAAGCAGGTTGAGAAAAAAG GCTTATGTTCAGCAGCTAGAATCAAGCAGAATTAAGCTTACTCAATTGGAACAAGAGTTGCAAAGAGCTAGATCTCAG GGGGTTTAtcttggtggtggtagtggtgttcTTGGAGGTGATCAAAGTGTCCCTATGGGTATGAACAACATAAGTTCAG ATGCTGCAGTTTTTGACATGGAGTATACGAGGTGGCTTGAGGATTACCACCGTCAAATGTGTGAGCTTCAAAATGCAGTTCAAGAACACTTGCCAGAAAATGAGCTACGAATATACGTTGATAATTGTATAGCGCGTATCGATGATGTGATGAATCTTAAGAGCATTGTTGCTAAATCTGATGTTTTTCACATCATTTCGGGTACTTGGAAGACTCCTGCTGAAAGATGTTTTATGTGGATTGGAGGATTTCGACCATCTTTGATCATCAAG ATTGTTCTTGGTCAAATTGAGCCATTAACCGAGCAACAACTTATGGCGATATGTGAGGTGCAACAAGCAACACAAGAAGCCGAAGAAGCACTCACGCAGGGTCTCGATGCATTGAACCAATCTTTATCCGACACTATTGCTTCCGATGCTTTAAGCTCGCCTACAAATATGGCTAATTACATGGGTCAGATGGCTGCAGCCATGAACAAACTGTCAACCCTCGAAAACTTCGTTGTACAG GCAGATAATTTGCGACGTCAAACGATTCATCATGTTCTTCAGCTCCTGACAACTCGTCAAGCAGCAAGAAGTTTGTTAGCGGTTGCGGAGCACTTTCACCGTCTTCGGACTCTCAGCTCTCTTTGGTTGGCTCGCCCTCGACAAGATTAG